From a single Rosa rugosa chromosome 7, drRosRugo1.1, whole genome shotgun sequence genomic region:
- the LOC133722629 gene encoding peroxiredoxin-2E, chloroplastic: MAASLTISRLLAAPRSLSLSSTTTKASLFSAKPFSSKSSYAPFSLKHHTHPKPLKFSTSAAKPISATISVGDKLPESTLSYLDAAGDVQTVTVSELTKSKKAVLFAVPGAFTPTCSQKHVPGFVEKSAELKAKGVDTIACISVNDAFVMKAWKESLKIGDEVLLLSDGNGNFTKAIGVELDLSDKPVGLGVRSRRYSLLAEDGVVKVLNLEEGGAFTSSGADDILKVL, translated from the coding sequence ATGGCAGCCTCTCTCACCATCTCAAGGCTCCTCGCAGCCCCCAgatccctctccctctcctccacCACAACCAAAGCCTCTCTCTTCTCCGCCAAACCCTTCTCTTCAAAATCCTCCTACgcccctttctctctcaaacacCACACCCACCCCAAACCCCTCAAGTTCTCCACCTCCGCCGCAAAACCCATCTCCGCCACCATCTCCGTCGGCGACAAGCTCCCAGAGTCCACCCTCTCCTACCTCGACGCCGCCGGCGACGTCCAGACCGTCACCGTCTCTGAGCTGACCAAGTCCAAGAAGGCCGTCCTCTTCGCCGTCCCCGGCGCCTTCACCCCCACCTGTTCCCAGAAGCACGTTCCCGGCTTCGTGGAGAAGTCGGCCGAGCTCAAGGCCAAGGGGGTCGACACCATAGCTTGCATTTCGGTCAACGACGCCTTCGTGATGAAGGCGTGGAAGGAGAGTCTCAAGATCGGAGATGAGGTACTTTTGTTGTCCGATGGGAATGGGAACTTCACCAAAGCCATCGGGGTCGAGCTCGATTTGAGTGATAAGCCGGTGGGATTGGGAGTCAGGTCCAGAAGGTACTCGCTTTTGGCTGAAGATGGAGTCGTGAAGGTGTTGAACTTGGAGGAAGGTGGTGCTTTCACTTCCAGTGGAGCTGATGATATTCTCAAAGTTCTGTGA
- the LOC133720768 gene encoding enolase has product MATIQSVKARQIFDSRGNPTVEVDIVLSDGTLARAAVPSGASTGVYEALELRDGGKDYLGKGVSKAVNNVNSIIGPALIGKDPSEQTAIDNFMVQQLDGTVNEWGWCKQKLGANAILAVSLAVCKAGASVKKIPLYKHIANLAGNKNLVLPVPAFNVINGGSHAGNKLAMQEFMILPVGACSFKEAMKMGVEVYHNLKSVIKKKYGQDATNVGDEGGFAPNIQENKEGLELLKTAIEKAGYTGKVVIGMDVAASEFYGTDKTYDLNFKEEKNDGSQKISGNALKDLYKSFASEYPIVSIEDPFDQDDWEHYSKMTAECGEQVQIVGDDLLVTNPKRVEKAIKEKSCNALLLKVNQIGSVTESIEAVRMSKKAGWGVMASHRSGETEDTFIADLSVGLATGQIKTGAPCRSERLAKYNQLLRIEEELGSAAVYAGAKFRVPVEPY; this is encoded by the exons ATGGCTACGATCCAGTCAGTTAAGGCGAGGCAGATCTTCGACAGCCGTGGCAATCCCACCGTCGAG GTCGATATAGTACTTTCTGATGGTACTTTGGCTAGAGCTGCTGTTCCCAGTGGTGCCTCTACCG GTGTGTACGAGGCTCTTGAGCTGCGTGATGGAGGCAAAGACTACCTTGGAAAGGGTGTGTCGAAG GCTGTCAACAATGTCAACTCAATCATCGGCCCTGCTTTGATCGGCAAG GACCCATCTGAGCAGACTGCCATTGATAACTTTATGGTTCAGCAGCTCGATGGAACTGTTAATGAGTGGGGTTGGTGCAAACAAAAG CTTGGTGCAAATGCCATATTGGCCGTGTCTCTTGCAGTCTGCAAAGCCGGGGCTAGTGTCAAGAAAATTCCTCTTTACAAG CACATTGCCAATCTTGCTGGCAACAAGAATTTGGTGTTACCTGTTCCTGCTTTCAATGTCATCAATGGAGGATCACATGCAGGAAACAAACTTGCCATGCAG GAGTTCATGATTCTTCCTGTTGGAGCTTGCTCATTTAAAGAGGCCATGAAGATGGGTGTGGAAGTATATCATAATCTAAAG tcTGTGATTAAAAAGAAATACGGTCAGGATGCAACCAACGTCGGTGACGAAGGTGGATTTGCTCCCAACATTCAG GAGAACAAGGAAGGTCTTGAATTGCTTAAGACTGCCATTGAGAAGGCTGGATACACTGGAAAG GTTGTCATTGGAATGGATGTTGCTGCATCTGAGTTTTACGGAACAGATAAAACCTATGACCTGAACTTCAAGGAAGAG AAAAATGATGGTTCCCAGAAGATTTCCGGAAATGCTCTCAAGGATCTCTACAAGTCATTTGCGTCTGAGTACCCTATTGTCTCAATTGAAGATCCCTTTGACCAAGATGATTGGGAGCACTACTCCAAGATGACAGCTGAATGTGGAGAGCAAGTACAAATTGTCGGAGATGATCTATTGGTCACCAACCCCAAG AGGGTTGAGAAAGCAATCAAGGAGAAAAGTTGCAATGCTCTTCTTCTGAAG GTGAATCAAATTGGGTCCGTAACTGAGAGTATTGAGGCCGTAAGAATGTCTAAGAAAGCTGGGTGGGGTGTCATGGCCAGCCACAGAAG TGGAGAAACTGAGGACACTTTCATTGCTGATCTTTCTGTCGGTTTGGCCACG GGTCAAATCAAGACCGGTGCTCCCTGCAGGTCAGAGCGTCTTGCCAAGTATAACCAG CTCTTGCGTATTGAGGAGGAACTTGGTTCAGCAGCAGTCTATGCCGGAGCAAAGTTCCGTGTGCCAGTCGAACCCTATTAG